The region AGCCACTGCTGCAGCACTTCCTGCGTATGCTGCCCCAGCAGCGGCGGCGGCAAGCGGTACTGCACCGGCGAGCCCGACAGGCGCACGGGATTGGCCACCAGCGCCACCGTGCCCGCCGTCGGATGCGGCATCTCCACTTTCAAGCCACGCGCGATCACTTGCGGGTCGGCAAACACCTGGTCGATGCGGTTGACGGGGCCGCACGGCACGGCCTGCGCCTCGAAGGCGCTGATCCACTCTGCCGTGGTGCGCATGACGGTGGCCTGGCGCAGCAGGGGAATCAGGATGGCCCGGTGCGCCACGCGCTGCGGGTTGGTGGCGAAACGCGCATCCTGTGCCCATTCCGGATGGCCGACGATGGCGCAGAAGCGGGAAAACTGCCCGTCGTTGCCGATCGCCAGGATCATGTCGCCATCGGCCGTGGGAAAGTCCTGGTAGGGCACGATGTTCGGGTGCGAATTGCCCATGCGCTGGGGCACTTTTCCCCCGCACAGGTAGTTGGCCGCCTGGTTGCCCAGCGCCGCCACCTGCACGTCGAGCAGGGCCAGGTCGATATGCTGGCCCAGGCCGGAACGCTCGCGCTCGGCCAGCGCGGCCTGCACGGCGATGGTGGCATACAGGCCCGTCATGATGTCGGTCTGCGCCACGCCCACTTTTTGCGGCCCGGCGCCCGGTTCGCCATCGGGCACGCCCGTGATGCTCATCAAGCCGCCCATGCCCTGGATCAGGAAGTCGTAGCCGGCGCGCGCCGCGTACGGTCCATCCTGGCCAAAGCCCGTGATCGAGCAGTAGACGAGGCGCGGATTGAGGGCCAGGAGGCTGGCCGCGTCCAGGCCGTACTGCTTCAAGCCGTCCAATTTGAAATTTTCCAGCAGCACGTCGGCTTCTTGCGCCAGCCGGCGCACCAGGGCTTGCCCTTCAGGGGCCGCCAGGTCGATGCACAAGGAGCGCTTGTTGCGGTTGGCGCACTGGAAGTAGGCGGCCTCGGCGGTGTCGCGGCCGTCCGCGTCCTTTACATACGGCGGACCCCACGAGCGCGTGTCGTCGCCGCGGCCCGGCTGCTCGACCTTGACGACGTCGGCGCCGAGGTCGGCCAGCAGTTGCCCGGCCCACGGACCGGCCAGCACGCGCGACAGATCCAGCACGCGCAAACCGGTCAGCGGCGCGGGCCGCAGGGTGGAAGCGAGGCCTTCCATTAATTGAAGGCGGCGATGCCGGTGATGGCGCGGCCGATGATCAGCGCGTGCACGTCGTGCGTGCCTTCGTAGGTGTTGACCACTTCCAGGTTGACCAGGTGGCGGATGACGCCGAACTCGTCGGAAATGCCGTTGCCACCCATCATGTCGCGTGCCACGCGGGCGATGTCGAGCGCCTTGCCACAGCTGTTGCGTTTCATGATCGAGGTGATTTCCACGGCAGGCGAACCTTCATCCTTCATGCGGCCCAGGCGCAGGCAGCCTTGCAAGCCCATGGTGATCTCCGTCAACATGTCGGCCAGTTTCTTTTGCACCAGCTGGTTGGCGGCCAGCGGACGGCCGAATTGCTGGCGGTCCATCGTGTACTGGCGTGCCTTCAGGTAGCAGTCTTCGGCCGCGCCCAGCGCGCCCCAGGCGATGCCGTAGCGGGCGCTGTTCAGGCATGTGAACGGGCCTTTCAAGCCGCGCACGTCGGGGAAGGCGTTTTCTTCAGGGCAAAATACTTCATCCATGACGATTTCGCCGGTGATGCTGGTGCGCAAGCCCACCTTGCCGTGGATCTCGGGCGCCGACAGGCCTTTCCAGCCCTTTTCCAGCACGAAGCCGCGGATCGCGCCTTCATCGTCCTTGGCCCACACGACGAAGACGTCGGCGATGGGGCTGTTGGTGATCCACATCTTGGCGCCGGACAGGCTGTAGCCGCCCGCTACCTTGCGCGCGCGGGTGACCATGCTGCCCGGATCGGAGCCGTGGTTCGGCTCCGTCAGGCCGAAGCAGCCGATGTATTCGCCCGTCGCCAGCTTCGGCAGGTATTTCTGTTTCGTTTCCTCGCTGCCGAAGGCATTGATCGGCACCATCACCAGCGACGATTGCACGCTCATCATCGAGCGGTAGCCCGAATCGACGCGCTCGACTTCGCGCGCGGCCAGGCCGTAGCATACGTAGTTCAGGCCGGCGCCGCCGTATTCCTCGGGAATGGTGGTGCCCAGCAAGCCCAGTTCGCCCATTTCGCGGAAGATGGCGGCGTCCGTGCGGCCATGGCGGAACGATTCGAGCACGCGCGGCACCAGGCTGCCCTGGCAATAGTCGCGGGCCGCTTCCAGCACGGCGCGTTCGTCGCCCGTCAGTTGTTCTTCCAGCAGCAGGGGGGAATTCCAGTCGAATACGGTTTTGCTCATCACAGGCCTCGCAGGTGAGCGCCGGTGATCGGCGCAAGATTGAATATGGCTCATGGTAGATTTTCAGCCAGCCTTGCGCAAACGATTTTTTCGCACCCAGACATGCGTGCTGCGCATATCTTGCGGCATACTTGAGGCTTCTTTCCAGCCTGCGTCCCCCCATGTCCAGAAAAATTCCCATGCTGCAAGCTTTAAACTGCTTCGAGGCCGCCGCGCGCCACCAGAGCTACACGCATGCGGCGCGCGAACTGTCGCTGACGCAAAGCGCCGTCTCGCGCCAGATTGCATCCCTGGAGAGTTTTCTCGGCGTGCAACTGTTCCAGCGCACGCGCCACGGCGTACTGCTGACTACGGCCGGCGCCTCGTATGCGCGGCAGATCGCCGCCCGCCTGGACGGCCTCGAGCGCGATACGCTCGATACCATGGCGCGCCAGGGCGGCGGCAGTACCTTGCAGCTGGCCTCGGTGCCCACGTTTGCCACGCGCTGGCTGATGCCGCGCCTGGGCAGTCTGGCCACCCGGCATCCCGATATCGTCGTGCATATCGATGCCTATACGAAACCGTTCATGTTTGCCGATACGGAATACGACGCCGCCCTGTATGCGGGCACGCCCGAGCAGCTCGCGCGCTGGCCCGGCACGCGCGCCACCTTGCTGATGCATGAAGAGATCGTGCCCGTCGCCAGTCCA is a window of Janthinobacterium sp. 1_2014MBL_MicDiv DNA encoding:
- a CDS encoding CaiB/BaiF CoA transferase family protein, coding for MEGLASTLRPAPLTGLRVLDLSRVLAGPWAGQLLADLGADVVKVEQPGRGDDTRSWGPPYVKDADGRDTAEAAYFQCANRNKRSLCIDLAAPEGQALVRRLAQEADVLLENFKLDGLKQYGLDAASLLALNPRLVYCSITGFGQDGPYAARAGYDFLIQGMGGLMSITGVPDGEPGAGPQKVGVAQTDIMTGLYATIAVQAALAERERSGLGQHIDLALLDVQVAALGNQAANYLCGGKVPQRMGNSHPNIVPYQDFPTADGDMILAIGNDGQFSRFCAIVGHPEWAQDARFATNPQRVAHRAILIPLLRQATVMRTTAEWISAFEAQAVPCGPVNRIDQVFADPQVIARGLKVEMPHPTAGTVALVANPVRLSGSPVQYRLPPPLLGQHTQEVLQQWLGLDSGQIDGLRERKVV
- a CDS encoding acyl-CoA dehydrogenase, which encodes MSKTVFDWNSPLLLEEQLTGDERAVLEAARDYCQGSLVPRVLESFRHGRTDAAIFREMGELGLLGTTIPEEYGGAGLNYVCYGLAAREVERVDSGYRSMMSVQSSLVMVPINAFGSEETKQKYLPKLATGEYIGCFGLTEPNHGSDPGSMVTRARKVAGGYSLSGAKMWITNSPIADVFVVWAKDDEGAIRGFVLEKGWKGLSAPEIHGKVGLRTSITGEIVMDEVFCPEENAFPDVRGLKGPFTCLNSARYGIAWGALGAAEDCYLKARQYTMDRQQFGRPLAANQLVQKKLADMLTEITMGLQGCLRLGRMKDEGSPAVEITSIMKRNSCGKALDIARVARDMMGGNGISDEFGVIRHLVNLEVVNTYEGTHDVHALIIGRAITGIAAFN
- a CDS encoding LysR substrate-binding domain-containing protein, whose translation is MSRKIPMLQALNCFEAAARHQSYTHAARELSLTQSAVSRQIASLESFLGVQLFQRTRHGVLLTTAGASYARQIAARLDGLERDTLDTMARQGGGSTLQLASVPTFATRWLMPRLGSLATRHPDIVVHIDAYTKPFMFADTEYDAALYAGTPEQLARWPGTRATLLMHEEIVPVASPRLLSARTHWQPQDILALTLLQQSTRPGAWRQWFDAMQVDGELARYGARYELFSMLAMAAVQGQGVVLLPRMLVEAELARGELHIVCERPLRGQRAYYLITPEAAHEKTAMQQLRLWLQDEAA